One Engraulis encrasicolus isolate BLACKSEA-1 chromosome 5, IST_EnEncr_1.0, whole genome shotgun sequence DNA segment encodes these proteins:
- the rbm12ba gene encoding RNA binding motif protein 12Ba has translation MIVLRLQGLHSDAGSEDIRKFFHGLDIPQGCVHIIGGELGEAFILFKSEGDGQLAMRRSGSTLRGSAVTLHISNVAELKEKLVSCLARSPKTKSDNRSSGTQQICSPTKSSPEKVATGQHKDKTPPPRPPCPSAVPVKKKREKKPKRQSDAIQRESSTTPPPTLEVTQIQYSPAAVHLPSEKVLNEQLKSETVACCGYLCLYGFPQSVTKAHVSQFLCGLTVQEVIVNACLGYRNGCLVKVANERDVEAGLQRDGQSFGAFTVQVRKSSLGQWTHATRRSRGPPEQSEMVSSTSETMTTEQEGKRPKKRRYSWDAPPPDPGDKKTAACEEYYLMVRNLNPNLNKTKIKALLGCPHLQNSGIQHLLDKSGERTSTTFVTFDQVEDYVNAMNLSGTRFGSMVLEVSPITREKMLSQLRSWK, from the coding sequence ATGATCGTCCTACGTCTCCAAGGTCTTCACAGCGATGCTGGATCGGAGGACATTCGCAAGTTCTTCCACGGTCTCGATATCCCCCAGGGGTGTGTCCACATCATAGGAGGAGAACTCGGTGAAGCCTTCATCCTCTTCAAATCGGAAGGGGACGGCCAACTGGCCATGAGGCGCTCAGGGAGTACGCTGAGGGGATCAGCTGTGACCCTGCACATAAGTAACGTGGCGGAATTGAAGGAAAAACTAGTGTCATGTTTAGCGAGAAGCCCCAAAACCAAAAGTGACAATCGGTCCTCAGGAACGCAACAAATTTGCAGTCCCACCAAATCCTCACCTGAAAAAGTGGCTACTGGGCAGCACAAGGATAAAACTCCGCCACCACGACCGCCCTGCCCTTCTGCCGTACCAGTCaaaaagaagagggaaaagaAGCCGAAGAGACAATCAGACGCCATACAAAGGGAGTCGAGCACTACACCACCTCCAACTTTGGAGGTGACGCAAATTCAGTATTCACCGGCAGCTGTTCACCTTCCATCAGAAAAGGTGCTAAATGAACAATTGAAAAGTGAGACCGTAGCCTGCTGTGGTTACTTGTGCCTCTATGGGTTTCCCCAGTCTGTCACCAAGGCACACGTCAGTCAATTCCTCTGTGGTCTGACTGTGCAAGAGGTGATTGTCAACGCTTGCTTGGGGTACCGCAACGGTTGCCTGGTCAAGGTAGCGAACGAACGGGACGTGGAGGCCGGGCTTCAACGGGACGGCCAGAGCTTTGGCGCTTTTACAGTGCAGGTGAGGAAGTCCTCCTTAGGCCAATGGACGCACGCCACCCGCAGGTCCCGTGGCCCCCCAGAGCAGTCAGAAATGGTCAGCTCGACATCAGAAACGATGACAACAGAGCAAGAAGGGAAGCGGCCCAAGAAGCGGAGATACTCCTGGGATGCTCCGCCCCCAGACCCGGGGGACAAAAAGACGGCAGCGTGTGAAGAATACTATCTGATGGTGAGGAACCTCAATCCCAATTTAAACAAGACAAAGATCAAGGCATTGCTGGGCTGTCCCCATTTGCAAAACTCTGGAATCCAGCATTTGCTGGACAAAAGTGGCGAACGCACGTCCACGACTTTTGTCACTTTCGACCAAGTGGAGGACTACGTCAACGCCATGAACCTGAGCGGCACTCGCTTTGGCAGTATGGTCCTGGAGGTGTCCCCCATCACCCGGGAGAAGATGCTCTCCCAACTCCGCTCGTGGAAAtga